A DNA window from Desulfofundulus luciae contains the following coding sequences:
- the yedF gene encoding sulfurtransferase-like selenium metabolism protein YedF: MVKKEVDCRGLACPQPVINTKKALEEIPAGEVIVTVDNPVARENVTMFAASAGYPVQVAEKEGNFVITITKGESPEKAPDKLMEPVAQSTGETRPLIYFFTSNLLGQGAPELGVTLLKSLCATLAETDPPPDKLIFLNTGVFLTCTSSPVLQHLKKMAEKGTDIISCGTCLEYYKLKDKLQVGRVSNMYEINEALRGPGKVITVP, translated from the coding sequence ATGGTGAAAAAAGAAGTGGACTGCCGTGGGCTGGCCTGCCCCCAGCCGGTGATCAATACCAAGAAAGCACTGGAAGAAATCCCTGCCGGTGAAGTAATCGTCACCGTAGACAACCCGGTGGCCCGGGAAAACGTAACCATGTTTGCCGCCAGCGCCGGCTATCCCGTACAGGTTGCCGAAAAGGAAGGCAACTTTGTAATCACCATAACCAAAGGGGAATCGCCGGAAAAAGCTCCGGACAAGCTCATGGAACCCGTAGCACAAAGCACCGGGGAAACCCGGCCCCTGATCTATTTCTTCACTTCCAACCTGCTGGGGCAGGGCGCTCCCGAACTGGGGGTGACATTGTTGAAAAGTTTATGCGCCACCCTGGCCGAAACCGACCCGCCCCCGGATAAGCTCATTTTTCTAAATACGGGGGTATTCCTGACCTGCACCAGCTCCCCGGTCCTGCAACATTTAAAAAAGATGGCCGAAAAGGGCACGGACATCATCTCCTGCGGCACCTGCCTGGAGTACTACAAGCTAAAGGACAAGCTCCAGGTGGGCCGGGTAAGCAACATGTACGAGATTAACGAAGCCCTGCGCGGTCCTGGAAAGGTGATCACCGTACCGTAA